One Chrysiogenia bacterium DNA window includes the following coding sequences:
- a CDS encoding histidine triad nucleotide-binding protein, translated as MSECLFCRIVTGEIPAEKLHEDEHTIAFRDINPQAPTHFLVIPKKHIETLLDVTPEDHELMGRLVHTANTVAKAQGVDKAGFRAVVNCREQGGQTVYHLHLHVLGGRFMKWPPG; from the coding sequence AATGCCTGTTCTGCAGAATCGTCACCGGCGAAATTCCCGCCGAAAAGCTCCATGAAGACGAGCACACCATCGCCTTTCGGGACATCAACCCGCAGGCGCCCACGCACTTCCTTGTGATTCCCAAGAAACACATCGAGACGCTGCTCGACGTCACGCCCGAGGACCACGAGCTCATGGGACGCCTCGTCCACACCGCCAACACCGTTGCGAAGGCCCAGGGCGTCGACAAGGCCGGCTTTCGCGCCGTGGTCAACTGCCGCGAACAGGGCGGCCAGACCGTCTACCACCTCCACCTGCACGTGCTGGGCGGACGGTTCATGAAGTGGCCCCCCGGGTGA
- a CDS encoding MFS transporter: MSAPTQSEHPLQQSAPFDFQAKSFALLLVANFAFFLSFSLYFLIPLYIKKLGGSESDIGQIMFAGGVATLISIPQVGSLIDRYGRKRFLILGALAMVVGNSGYLLVDRVGPMIYAVRVLQGASFAFAFTTAGTMAADFLDPARRSWGLGLFGVATLITHAIGPSAAEWIVDGWGFVPLFLTGTALALFSTIIATQLPEPAQAPVHPEHHGAPPPSYFTVMRRYNLTFATILNFTCGAGFGSIIMFLPTYVDILHLPKVSPFFVSYSLVAVFLRLTAGSLPDRYGKQRFIIPCAIGYVLCVAATSYLDSTFYLTMLGGALGVAHGMLYPVLNALVVDRVEGTGALGKGMGLYVGSFNAGVTMTSLSSGYLAESFGYPAMFRTSALVTAVGAALYIWNEVRVQRSARMTAAA, encoded by the coding sequence GTGAGCGCACCGACCCAAAGCGAACACCCACTGCAGCAGAGCGCCCCCTTCGACTTCCAGGCGAAGTCCTTTGCCCTGTTGCTGGTGGCGAACTTTGCCTTTTTCCTGAGCTTCTCGCTCTATTTCCTCATCCCGCTCTACATCAAGAAACTCGGCGGTAGTGAGTCCGACATCGGCCAGATCATGTTTGCCGGCGGCGTAGCGACCCTGATTTCAATTCCGCAGGTCGGCAGCCTGATTGACCGCTACGGGCGCAAGCGTTTTCTCATTCTCGGCGCGCTGGCCATGGTCGTCGGTAACAGTGGCTACCTGCTCGTCGATCGCGTGGGCCCGATGATCTACGCGGTGCGCGTGCTGCAGGGCGCGTCTTTTGCTTTTGCTTTCACCACGGCAGGCACCATGGCGGCCGACTTCCTCGATCCGGCCCGCCGGAGCTGGGGCCTGGGGCTCTTCGGAGTCGCGACGCTGATTACCCACGCCATCGGCCCCTCGGCCGCCGAGTGGATCGTCGATGGCTGGGGCTTTGTCCCTCTGTTTCTGACCGGCACGGCGCTGGCCCTGTTTTCTACGATCATTGCCACGCAGCTTCCCGAGCCGGCGCAGGCGCCGGTACATCCCGAGCACCATGGCGCGCCGCCGCCGAGCTACTTCACCGTCATGCGCCGCTACAACCTGACCTTTGCGACCATTCTCAATTTCACCTGCGGCGCGGGTTTCGGCTCCATCATCATGTTCCTGCCGACCTACGTGGACATTCTCCACCTGCCGAAGGTCTCTCCGTTTTTCGTGAGCTACTCGCTGGTCGCGGTATTTTTGCGTCTTACCGCGGGCAGCCTGCCCGACCGCTACGGCAAGCAGCGCTTTATCATTCCCTGCGCCATCGGTTACGTGCTCTGCGTTGCGGCAACGTCCTATCTCGATTCGACGTTCTACCTCACCATGCTCGGCGGAGCCCTCGGCGTCGCGCACGGCATGCTCTACCCGGTACTCAATGCCCTCGTCGTCGACCGGGTCGAGGGAACGGGCGCACTGGGCAAGGGCATGGGCCTGTACGTGGGCAGCTTCAACGCAGGCGTGACAATGACCAGTCTCTCGTCCGGCTACCTTGCCGAGAGTTTTGGCTACCCGGCGATGTTCAGGACATCAGCCCTTGTCACCGCAGTGGGCGCGGCGCTCTATATCTGGAACGAAGTGCGCGTGCAGCGCAGCGCCCGCATGACGGCGGCCGCGTGA
- a CDS encoding zinc-ribbon domain-containing protein, translating to MKVKCPSCGAQYNLDPTKIADAGIKVRCPSCSHVFVVRKKAPEPAPAPAAAPSNPAAITSRTASRMGSEDEPIALDAGMPDHVHSAAEEEVEAAEHAPVGVPTDVGDFFDKPMAGTPQPAAPQPAAPKPAAPPPPPAPAAPPPPPAPAAGGEPDAGGFTGEGDWRVKKSGLGLVYGPADIGTIESWIKAERVGAQDLYSLNGGDWIPPGNFQIIAEMLKVPYEGPPEPEAVAKAHAAHAERTAAAAAAPAPPPPPGAPAGARKGAAEPIGFELPDDDFDLDTGMGMGAKIAIALVVLLLVGGAGFYFGVVRNPDMIAKMPESIRPTLEKLAGDSGRKKAQKVAKTAQDPVRLLDARLPDANRNDLRNIFARLSQDTPEGYAAAITDMENIIDAVPAEAVPLRALQGLIVTLATFRKAVEGDFEELRIKAESIAGASPDDPIAIDAVALGQLGEGDLEAAAASAESALELNGDDFFAYYIRALANPPGEEDLKKAIEIRGRFSPITIQLARVYIDAGKLEEAKGLLEDVLSRADDHAEARKLLDEIVLPGLSGSTEGEAGGEPARSLAAQTTLGKEKVPDTRTPEELLEAAKNLFKEKNYEEAEKLYIRIFDNYYEEIGLRNVALVHYYLGETYRLTERFEKARAQYEAALEVAPKFDLARQRIEALPDPVPEPDPVPAMEEADTPAE from the coding sequence ATGAAGGTTAAGTGTCCTAGCTGCGGCGCGCAGTACAACTTGGATCCGACAAAAATCGCCGACGCAGGCATCAAGGTGCGCTGTCCTTCGTGCTCCCACGTATTCGTGGTGCGCAAGAAGGCGCCCGAACCCGCGCCTGCTCCGGCCGCGGCGCCCAGCAATCCGGCGGCGATTACCTCGCGGACGGCCTCTCGCATGGGTAGTGAGGACGAACCCATCGCGCTGGACGCCGGTATGCCCGATCACGTCCACAGCGCGGCCGAGGAAGAAGTCGAGGCCGCCGAACACGCGCCCGTTGGGGTGCCGACCGATGTGGGCGATTTCTTTGACAAACCCATGGCCGGTACGCCGCAGCCCGCTGCACCTCAGCCGGCTGCGCCCAAGCCGGCGGCTCCGCCGCCGCCACCTGCTCCCGCAGCCCCGCCGCCTCCGCCCGCTCCGGCGGCAGGCGGCGAACCCGATGCCGGCGGCTTTACCGGCGAGGGCGACTGGCGCGTGAAGAAGAGCGGGTTGGGGCTGGTTTACGGCCCGGCTGACATTGGAACGATCGAGTCCTGGATCAAGGCCGAGCGCGTGGGCGCGCAGGATCTGTATTCGTTGAACGGCGGGGACTGGATCCCGCCGGGTAATTTCCAGATTATCGCCGAGATGCTCAAGGTCCCCTACGAGGGGCCGCCCGAGCCCGAAGCCGTGGCCAAGGCTCATGCCGCCCATGCCGAGCGTACCGCCGCTGCGGCAGCGGCTCCGGCTCCGCCCCCGCCGCCGGGAGCCCCGGCCGGCGCTCGCAAGGGAGCGGCCGAGCCAATCGGCTTTGAACTGCCTGACGACGACTTCGACCTGGATACCGGCATGGGAATGGGCGCAAAAATTGCGATCGCGCTTGTCGTGCTCCTGCTCGTCGGCGGCGCCGGGTTCTACTTTGGCGTTGTCAGGAATCCCGACATGATCGCCAAGATGCCTGAGTCCATTCGACCGACGCTGGAAAAGCTGGCAGGTGATTCGGGCCGCAAGAAAGCCCAGAAGGTTGCAAAGACCGCGCAGGATCCGGTCCGGCTTCTCGATGCGCGGCTTCCCGATGCCAATCGCAATGACCTGCGCAACATCTTCGCGCGTCTCTCACAGGATACGCCCGAGGGCTACGCCGCAGCGATCACGGATATGGAGAATATCATCGATGCTGTGCCGGCCGAGGCGGTTCCCCTGCGCGCGCTGCAGGGGCTTATTGTGACGCTGGCAACCTTCCGCAAGGCGGTCGAAGGCGACTTCGAAGAGCTGCGAATCAAGGCTGAATCCATTGCAGGTGCCTCGCCCGACGACCCCATTGCCATCGATGCGGTGGCGCTGGGTCAGCTTGGCGAGGGCGACCTCGAGGCTGCCGCGGCATCGGCCGAAAGCGCCCTTGAACTGAACGGTGATGATTTCTTTGCCTACTACATCCGGGCACTGGCGAATCCGCCGGGTGAAGAAGACCTGAAGAAGGCGATCGAGATTCGCGGGCGATTCTCGCCGATTACCATTCAGCTTGCACGGGTCTACATCGATGCCGGCAAGCTCGAAGAGGCCAAGGGGCTGCTCGAGGACGTGCTGAGCCGTGCCGATGATCATGCCGAGGCGCGCAAGTTGCTCGACGAGATCGTTCTGCCCGGACTGAGCGGATCGACCGAAGGCGAGGCGGGGGGCGAGCCGGCGCGCTCGCTGGCAGCCCAGACCACGCTCGGCAAAGAAAAGGTCCCGGACACGCGCACGCCCGAGGAACTTCTCGAAGCAGCGAAGAATCTCTTCAAGGAAAAGAACTACGAAGAGGCGGAGAAACTCTATATCCGGATCTTCGACAATTACTACGAGGAGATTGGCCTGCGCAACGTGGCGCTGGTGCACTACTACCTTGGTGAGACGTATCGGTTGACCGAGCGTTTTGAAAAGGCACGTGCCCAGTATGAGGCCGCCCTGGAAGTGGCGCCGAAGTTCGATCTGGCGCGCCAGCGCATCGAGGCGTTGCCCGACCCGGTGCCCGAGCCAGATCCGGTTCCGGCCATGGAAGAGGCCGACACACCGGCCGAGTAG